A single genomic interval of Microbacterium oleivorans harbors:
- a CDS encoding efflux RND transporter permease subunit, whose product MSKLAVLSLKNRALIALITIVAAVFGGLALTSLKQELIPSIELPQLSVVTTYPGASPEVVNTDVSTPIETAIQGVPGLESTIATSSTNASIIQASFTYGTDLATAEQKILQAINRIESQLPEGVSPNVLSFSIDDFPVIQLAVTGYDDEESVQARLEQSVIPDLEDVDGVNAAQVVGGRTERITITPDQAALAEAGFTQQAIRDALDQNGILFPGGQITEGDESLTVQTGAKITSADELAALPLVPTDAAQLGNGTTTLGSVAAVTQEPAPITSISRVDGQPALTIAVTKLPAANTVDVSRGVLAALPALEDGLGGDAEFTVVFDQAPFIEQSIEALAQEGLLGLVFAVLVILVFLLSVRSTIVTAISIPTSVLITFVGIQAFGYSLNILTLGALTIAIGRVVDDSIVVIENIKRHYVEGADKLAAITLAVREVAAAITASTITTVAVFLPIAFVGDLTGELFRPFALTVTIAMSASLFVSLTIVPVLAYWFLRPGKPVVDAAGRQIDPEHPDAPPSRLQKAYLPVLRWTLRHSVVTLVAALIVLVGTGFTVPLMKTNFLGDSGQNTFTMTQSLGPAASLEAEDAAAQRVEEAIADLEGIDAVQVSIGSSGSQLRDAFSGGGGGVTYSITTDSADDQLEVRDRVQRAVADLDGVGDIQIAAGGGGFGSSDIEIDVTAPDQGALQDAADAVVASLDGADGISQVTSNLSASLPYIAVTVDRDAAASLGLSEVAVGGIVSSTMQPQSIGTVEIDDTSLTVYLAASQAPATIDELRQLTIPTAGGPVPLQDVATVEQSEGPTSITTQRGQRTATITVTPSGDDLNTASAVVADALETVELPQGADAEVGGVLTQQQDAFVQLGLAALAAILIVYIVMVATFKSLRQPLLLLISVPFAATGAILLQISTGIPLGVASLIGVLMLIGIVVTNAIVLIDLVNQYREKGLSAHDATIAGGSRRLRPILMTALATIFALTPMALGITGHGGFISQPLAIVVIGGLISSTVLTLLVLPTLYNLVEGARERRAARRHRSAGGADESTSDDASGPARVPMTRRERRLAEAATAEPTHLVVPVDGSPDEPTHLVIPVAPDADDERDSGGATVRRAGRAIPGPSRGPRRRRPA is encoded by the coding sequence GTGTCGAAACTCGCCGTCCTGAGCCTGAAGAACCGCGCGCTCATCGCACTGATCACGATCGTCGCCGCGGTGTTCGGCGGGCTCGCGCTGACCAGCCTCAAGCAGGAGCTCATCCCCTCGATCGAGCTGCCGCAGCTCTCGGTCGTCACGACCTACCCCGGTGCCTCGCCCGAGGTCGTCAACACCGACGTCTCGACTCCCATCGAGACCGCGATCCAGGGCGTGCCGGGGCTCGAGTCGACGATCGCGACGAGCTCGACCAACGCGTCGATCATCCAGGCCTCCTTCACCTACGGCACGGACCTCGCCACCGCCGAGCAGAAGATCCTGCAGGCGATCAACCGCATCGAGAGCCAGCTGCCCGAGGGCGTCAGCCCCAACGTCCTGAGCTTCTCGATCGACGACTTCCCCGTCATCCAGCTCGCCGTGACGGGCTACGACGACGAGGAGTCGGTGCAGGCGCGGCTCGAGCAGTCCGTCATCCCCGACCTCGAGGACGTAGACGGTGTCAACGCGGCCCAGGTGGTCGGCGGCCGGACCGAGCGCATCACCATCACGCCCGACCAGGCGGCCCTCGCCGAAGCCGGGTTCACGCAGCAGGCCATCCGCGACGCCCTCGACCAGAACGGCATCCTCTTCCCCGGCGGCCAGATCACCGAGGGCGATGAGTCGCTCACGGTGCAGACCGGCGCGAAGATCACCTCGGCCGACGAACTGGCGGCGCTGCCGCTGGTGCCGACGGATGCCGCGCAGCTCGGGAACGGCACCACCACCCTCGGGTCCGTGGCCGCCGTGACCCAGGAGCCGGCGCCCATCACCTCGATCTCGCGGGTCGACGGCCAGCCCGCTCTGACGATCGCCGTCACCAAGCTGCCCGCCGCGAACACCGTCGACGTCTCGCGCGGCGTGCTCGCCGCGCTCCCCGCCCTCGAGGACGGCCTGGGCGGCGACGCCGAGTTCACCGTCGTCTTCGATCAGGCGCCGTTCATCGAGCAGTCCATCGAGGCCCTCGCGCAGGAGGGTCTGCTGGGCCTGGTCTTCGCCGTCCTGGTGATCCTGGTGTTCCTGCTGTCGGTGCGCTCGACCATCGTGACGGCGATCTCGATCCCCACGAGCGTGCTGATCACCTTCGTCGGGATCCAGGCGTTCGGCTACTCGCTGAACATCCTGACCCTCGGGGCTCTGACCATCGCGATCGGACGCGTCGTCGACGACTCCATCGTCGTCATCGAGAACATCAAACGCCACTACGTCGAGGGCGCCGACAAGCTCGCCGCGATCACCCTCGCCGTGCGCGAGGTTGCCGCCGCCATCACGGCATCCACCATCACCACCGTCGCCGTCTTCCTGCCGATCGCCTTCGTCGGGGATCTGACCGGTGAGCTGTTCCGACCGTTCGCCCTGACGGTGACGATCGCCATGTCGGCGTCGCTGTTCGTCTCGCTGACGATCGTGCCGGTGCTGGCCTACTGGTTCCTCCGGCCCGGCAAGCCCGTCGTCGACGCCGCCGGCCGGCAGATCGACCCGGAGCACCCGGATGCGCCGCCCTCCCGCCTGCAGAAGGCGTACCTGCCGGTGCTGCGGTGGACCCTCCGTCATTCCGTCGTCACGCTCGTCGCGGCGCTCATCGTGCTGGTGGGCACCGGGTTCACCGTGCCGCTCATGAAGACGAACTTCCTCGGCGACTCGGGCCAGAACACCTTCACCATGACGCAGTCGCTCGGCCCCGCCGCGTCGCTCGAGGCGGAGGACGCCGCGGCGCAGCGCGTCGAGGAGGCGATCGCCGACCTCGAGGGCATCGACGCCGTCCAGGTCTCGATCGGCTCCTCCGGCTCGCAGTTGCGCGACGCCTTCTCGGGCGGCGGGGGCGGCGTCACCTACTCGATCACGACCGACAGCGCGGACGACCAGCTCGAGGTGCGCGACCGCGTGCAGCGGGCCGTCGCCGACCTCGACGGGGTCGGCGACATCCAGATCGCCGCGGGCGGGGGCGGCTTCGGCTCGAGTGACATCGAGATCGACGTCACCGCACCCGACCAGGGAGCACTCCAGGATGCCGCCGATGCGGTCGTAGCCTCGCTCGACGGAGCCGACGGGATCAGCCAGGTCACCTCGAACCTCTCGGCATCGCTGCCGTACATCGCGGTGACGGTCGACCGCGACGCCGCGGCATCCCTCGGTCTGTCGGAGGTCGCCGTCGGCGGCATCGTCTCGAGCACCATGCAGCCGCAGTCGATCGGCACGGTGGAGATCGACGACACCTCGCTCACGGTGTACCTCGCCGCATCGCAGGCGCCGGCCACGATCGACGAGCTGCGCCAGCTCACCATCCCGACGGCCGGTGGTCCCGTGCCGCTGCAGGACGTCGCCACGGTGGAGCAGAGCGAAGGTCCCACCTCGATCACGACCCAGCGCGGCCAGCGCACGGCGACGATCACCGTCACCCCCTCGGGGGACGATCTGAACACCGCCTCGGCCGTGGTCGCCGACGCCCTCGAGACGGTCGAGCTGCCCCAGGGCGCCGACGCCGAGGTCGGCGGCGTGCTGACGCAGCAGCAGGATGCCTTCGTGCAGCTCGGGCTCGCGGCGCTCGCGGCCATCCTGATCGTCTACATCGTCATGGTCGCGACCTTCAAGTCGCTGCGTCAGCCGCTGCTGCTGCTCATCTCGGTGCCCTTCGCCGCGACGGGCGCCATCCTGCTGCAGATCTCCACCGGCATCCCCCTCGGCGTCGCGTCGCTCATCGGCGTGCTGATGCTCATCGGCATCGTGGTGACCAACGCCATCGTGCTCATCGACCTCGTGAACCAATACCGCGAGAAGGGGCTGTCGGCGCACGACGCGACGATCGCCGGCGGCTCGCGACGACTCCGCCCGATCCTCATGACGGCGCTCGCGACGATCTTCGCGCTGACGCCCATGGCGCTGGGCATCACGGGCCACGGCGGATTCATCTCGCAGCCCCTCGCGATCGTCGTGATCGGCGGGCTCATCTCGTCGACGGTGCTGACGCTGCTCGTCCTTCCCACGCTCTACAACCTCGTCGAGGGTGCGCGCGAGCGCCGCGCCGCCCGCCGTCACCGGTCGGCCGGCGGCGCCGACGAGTCGACGAGCGACGACGCCTCCGGCCCCGCGCGGGTTCCGATGACCCGGCGCGAGCGTCGCCTCGCCGAGGCGGCCACCGCCGAGCCGACGCACCTCGTCGTGCCCGTCGACGGATCGCCCGACGAGCCCACGCACCTCGTCATCCCCGTCGCTCCGGATGCGGACGACGAGCGCGATTCGGGCGGCGCGACCGTCCGCCGCGCCGGGCGTGCCATCCCCGGCCCCTCCCGCGGGCCGCGCCGTCGTCGCCCGGCCTGA
- the crcB gene encoding fluoride efflux transporter CrcB, producing MNGISGGMLVALIVAGGVGAGIRYVIDIVVTRGRREAFPVGILVVNVSGSALLGLITGLGTIVAPDWLAVLGVGLLGGYTTFSTMSVDTVRLARRGRRDWALVNLVGTVVAAVVAAAIGLTLGGLIPR from the coding sequence GTGAACGGGATCAGCGGTGGGATGCTGGTCGCCCTCATCGTCGCGGGCGGTGTCGGCGCCGGCATCCGGTACGTCATCGACATCGTCGTGACGCGCGGCCGGCGCGAGGCCTTTCCCGTCGGCATCCTCGTCGTCAACGTCTCCGGCTCCGCTCTCCTCGGGCTGATCACCGGACTCGGCACGATCGTGGCGCCCGATTGGCTCGCAGTACTCGGCGTCGGGCTCCTCGGCGGGTACACGACATTCAGCACGATGTCGGTCGACACGGTGCGGCTCGCCCGCCGCGGGCGCCGAGATTGGGCGCTCGTGAACCTCGTCGGCACCGTCGTCGCGGCCGTGGTCGCCGCCGCGATCGGGCTCACGCTCGGTGGTCTCATCCCGCGCTGA
- a CDS encoding fluoride efflux transporter FluC translates to MVDRVRISPLTLLIVMIGGAAGVAARALLTVPFTGWTHPLVVPAITLACNLIGSFLLGVVVGRWGDARPRWRAFVGTGVLGGFTTYSAFAVQSIQVATNAPVVGLALVIVSLVGGLVTAALGLSVGARGKDAS, encoded by the coding sequence GTGGTCGATCGGGTGCGGATCTCGCCCCTCACGCTGCTGATCGTGATGATCGGCGGGGCGGCGGGGGTGGCGGCGCGTGCCCTGCTCACGGTGCCCTTCACGGGTTGGACGCACCCGCTCGTCGTCCCCGCGATCACGCTCGCGTGCAACCTCATCGGATCGTTCCTGCTCGGCGTCGTCGTCGGCCGCTGGGGCGACGCGCGGCCGCGCTGGCGCGCCTTCGTCGGAACCGGGGTCCTCGGCGGATTCACGACGTACAGCGCGTTCGCGGTGCAGTCGATCCAGGTCGCCACGAACGCCCCCGTGGTCGGACTCGCCCTGGTCATCGTGTCGCTCGTCGGAGGCCTGGTCACCGCGGCCCTGGGCCTGTCGGTCGGTGCCCGCGGGAAGGACGCGTCGTGA
- a CDS encoding DNA topoisomerase IB, whose protein sequence is MSRLVRVRPDVDAGINRIRSGKGFRYTDVDGRAVARRDLARIRTIVIPPAWKDVWICADPQGHIQVVGTDDAGRRQYIYHPDWTRRRDKGKYARALQLAETLPRARSRATASLRRSELDRERVLAAAFRLLDRSALRIGSQRYLLQHGSRGLTTLRRRDAAVADALVSLAFSGKSGQRQAIEIADPDLAAAILLLIEGRPSSPLLAWQRARRRVPLTPTEVNAYVRALTGGPFTAKDFRTLRGTVVAADTLARIGIAETTRAVQRAEVDAVKAAAAALGNTPAVARGSYIDPRVFERYRSGLLLDTTVSPESAIRSLVLG, encoded by the coding sequence GTGTCCAGGCTCGTCCGCGTCCGTCCCGATGTGGATGCCGGCATCAACCGCATCCGCTCGGGGAAGGGCTTCCGCTACACCGACGTCGATGGGCGTGCCGTCGCGCGCCGGGACCTCGCTCGGATTCGCACCATCGTCATCCCGCCGGCGTGGAAGGACGTCTGGATCTGCGCCGATCCGCAGGGACACATCCAGGTCGTCGGGACGGACGACGCGGGCCGCCGGCAGTACATCTACCACCCCGATTGGACGCGGCGTCGCGACAAGGGCAAGTACGCGCGGGCGCTGCAGCTCGCCGAGACCCTGCCGCGAGCGCGTTCTCGAGCTACCGCCTCGCTCCGCAGGTCGGAACTCGACCGCGAGCGCGTCCTCGCCGCGGCGTTCCGTCTGCTCGACCGGTCGGCGCTGCGCATCGGATCGCAGCGATACCTGTTGCAGCACGGCAGCCGAGGACTCACCACCCTCCGGCGACGGGATGCCGCCGTGGCCGATGCCCTGGTCAGTCTGGCCTTCTCGGGAAAGAGCGGTCAGCGCCAGGCGATCGAGATCGCCGACCCCGACCTGGCCGCCGCGATCCTGCTGCTGATCGAGGGGCGGCCCTCGTCGCCGCTGCTCGCTTGGCAGCGCGCGCGGCGGCGCGTGCCGCTGACGCCCACCGAGGTCAACGCCTACGTCCGCGCGCTCACGGGCGGTCCTTTCACCGCCAAGGACTTCCGCACGCTGCGCGGCACCGTCGTCGCGGCGGACACCCTGGCACGCATCGGCATCGCCGAGACGACCCGAGCGGTACAGCGGGCAGAGGTGGATGCCGTCAAAGCCGCGGCGGCCGCGCTCGGGAACACCCCCGCGGTCGCGCGCGGCTCGTACATCGATCCCCGGGTGTTCGAGCGGTACCGGTCGGGGCTGCTCCTGGATACGACGGTGTCTCCCGAGTCGGCGATCCGCTCTCTCGTGCTCGGCTGA
- a CDS encoding DUF7218 family protein: MPEGRGSNSLKDPELYEELREDGASKEKAARISNAAARDGRKDVGRRGGESGDYEDWTVDELKKRAKELGITGYSGKKKAQIISMLRDH; encoded by the coding sequence ATGCCAGAGGGACGCGGATCGAACAGCCTGAAGGACCCGGAGCTCTACGAGGAGCTGCGCGAGGACGGCGCCTCCAAAGAGAAGGCCGCGCGGATCTCGAACGCCGCAGCCCGAGACGGTCGCAAGGACGTCGGTCGCCGCGGCGGCGAGTCGGGCGACTACGAGGACTGGACCGTCGACGAGCTGAAGAAGCGGGCGAAGGAACTGGGCATTACGGGCTACTCCGGCAAGAAGAAGGCGCAGATCATCTCCATGCTGCGCGACCACTGA
- a CDS encoding HNH endonuclease signature motif containing protein, with the protein MHSNVGYGSDADVATLAALVTDAEGVVAEARRAQVHEVRVLAAAGQLAEKQAAGASERAKAHEMALRSIAAELAGVFVATDRTLQRRIDEARDLVENYPATMVAWEEGLLVRGHVLVIQDAGAIVPGEVRAEFERQAIVACEGETPNRVRERLRMLAERLHPRTFTERHREAAAGRCVRVQPGVDGMSDLVATLPTVIAEGIVDRLTQQAREIIHARDRAVATEPIDPPGSSSVDDARTIDQVRADVFSDLLLAGTPSLDPTDTGDGNGTLGTIRAKVQVVVSALTLAGQDEHPADLVGRAPIDAATARVLAGENTSWDRLLTHPVTGTVLECDTYTPTAAMKRLLRARDRHCRFPGCRQPAIRCENDHTIAASHGGPTHLHNLANLCTRHHHTKHHTRWRVRQLPGGTLVWTSPTGRTYRDNAPPPLVTFTPSDDLTPPDDLAPPRRRPSEPPPTGAPPF; encoded by the coding sequence ATGCATTCGAACGTGGGGTATGGCAGTGACGCGGACGTCGCCACGCTGGCCGCGCTGGTGACGGATGCCGAGGGAGTCGTCGCCGAGGCGCGTCGTGCGCAGGTGCACGAGGTGCGGGTGCTCGCCGCGGCTGGACAGCTGGCAGAGAAGCAGGCTGCCGGTGCGTCGGAGCGGGCGAAGGCCCACGAGATGGCGCTCCGGTCGATCGCCGCCGAGCTCGCCGGGGTGTTCGTCGCGACCGACCGTACCCTGCAGCGGCGGATCGATGAGGCACGGGACCTGGTGGAGAACTACCCCGCGACGATGGTCGCGTGGGAGGAGGGCCTGCTCGTTCGGGGGCATGTGCTGGTGATTCAGGATGCCGGGGCGATCGTGCCCGGTGAGGTGCGGGCGGAGTTCGAACGGCAGGCCATCGTGGCCTGTGAGGGTGAGACCCCGAACCGGGTGCGGGAACGTCTGCGGATGCTCGCCGAACGGTTGCACCCGCGGACGTTCACCGAACGGCACCGGGAAGCAGCAGCGGGACGTTGCGTTCGGGTGCAGCCCGGGGTGGACGGGATGTCGGACCTCGTCGCGACGCTGCCGACCGTGATCGCCGAAGGCATCGTCGACCGCCTCACCCAGCAGGCCCGGGAGATCATCCACGCCAGAGACCGGGCGGTTGCGACCGAGCCAATCGACCCGCCAGGCTCGTCGTCCGTCGATGACGCGCGCACGATCGATCAGGTCCGTGCGGACGTGTTCTCCGACCTCCTCCTCGCCGGAACACCCAGCCTTGACCCCACCGACACCGGAGACGGCAACGGGACCCTCGGCACCATCCGCGCGAAAGTGCAGGTCGTGGTCTCAGCGCTCACCCTCGCAGGGCAGGACGAGCACCCGGCTGACCTCGTCGGCCGAGCCCCCATCGACGCCGCCACCGCACGGGTCCTCGCGGGCGAGAACACATCCTGGGACCGGCTCCTCACCCACCCCGTCACCGGCACCGTCCTCGAATGCGACACCTACACCCCCACCGCCGCGATGAAACGGCTCCTCCGGGCACGAGACCGACACTGCCGATTCCCCGGATGCCGGCAACCCGCCATCCGCTGCGAAAACGACCACACCATCGCCGCATCCCACGGCGGACCCACCCACCTCCACAACCTCGCCAACCTCTGCACACGACACCACCACACCAAACACCACACCCGATGGCGAGTCAGACAACTCCCCGGCGGAACCCTCGTCTGGACCTCACCCACCGGACGCACCTACCGCGACAACGCACCACCACCCCTCGTCACCTTCACCCCATCCGACGACCTCACACCACCCGACGACCTCGCCCCACCCCGTCGGCGTCCGTCGGAACCACCACCCACCGGCGCCCCGCCGTTCTGA
- a CDS encoding DUF4097 family beta strand repeat-containing protein encodes MTLQKWVVHPGETRVIDVDDIRKLKVSMVGGQIDIVAHDEPAVRIEVHAVTGKDLRIEATGDTIEIDHPQLRWDNFLQVFRNFGSVGPKAEVSVAVPRGTDLTLGVVSASALISGLAADARVNTVSGDIIIDGITGDVSANGVSGDVQIRGLEGALSANSVSGDVAATGTLRKANIDTVSGAMLVDSTGPVQSISLHTVGGDATVRLDDGLPADYQVRSVSGRVLIDGVVRSGQGTGPLTSFTGSTGELSGSFVDVRTNSVSGDVTVLRRPAPVTSDITAGSTASVTDDGPQHALSDETPGQES; translated from the coding sequence ATGACACTGCAGAAATGGGTTGTCCACCCCGGCGAGACCCGGGTCATCGACGTCGACGACATCCGCAAGCTCAAGGTGAGCATGGTCGGCGGCCAGATCGACATCGTCGCCCACGACGAGCCGGCCGTCCGCATCGAGGTCCACGCCGTCACCGGCAAGGATCTCCGGATCGAAGCGACCGGCGACACGATCGAGATCGACCACCCGCAGTTGCGGTGGGACAACTTCCTGCAGGTCTTCCGCAATTTCGGCTCGGTCGGTCCGAAGGCAGAAGTGAGCGTCGCCGTCCCGCGCGGCACCGATCTGACTCTGGGCGTCGTGAGCGCCAGCGCCCTCATCTCCGGCCTCGCCGCCGACGCCCGCGTCAACACCGTCTCGGGCGACATCATCATCGACGGCATCACCGGTGACGTCAGCGCGAACGGGGTGTCGGGCGACGTGCAGATCCGCGGCCTCGAGGGCGCGCTCAGCGCCAACTCGGTGTCGGGCGACGTCGCTGCCACCGGCACCCTCCGCAAGGCGAACATCGACACCGTCTCGGGCGCCATGCTCGTCGACTCCACCGGACCGGTTCAGTCGATCTCGCTGCACACCGTGGGCGGCGACGCGACCGTCCGTCTCGACGACGGACTGCCCGCCGACTACCAGGTCCGCAGCGTCAGCGGACGGGTCCTGATCGACGGTGTCGTACGGTCGGGTCAGGGCACCGGTCCCCTCACGAGCTTCACCGGCTCGACCGGTGAGTTGAGCGGCTCCTTCGTCGACGTGCGGACCAACTCGGTCTCGGGCGACGTCACCGTGCTGCGCCGCCCCGCTCCCGTGACGAGCGACATCACCGCCGGCTCGACGGCCTCCGTCACCGACGACGGGCCGCAGCACGCCCTCAGTGACGAGACCCCCGGGCAGGAGAGCTGA